In a genomic window of Narcine bancroftii isolate sNarBan1 chromosome 7, sNarBan1.hap1, whole genome shotgun sequence:
- the LOC138739330 gene encoding high-affinity choline transporter 1, producing the protein MTVHIDGIAAIVLFYLLILFVGLWAAWKSKNTSMEGAIDRSEAIMIGGRDIGLLVGGFTMTATWVGGGYINGTAEAVYVPGYGLAWAQAPFGYALSLVIGGLFFAKPMRSRGYVTMLDPFQQMYGKRMGGLLFIPALMGEIFWSAAILSALGATLSVIVDININISVVISAVIAVLYTLIGGLYSVAYTDVVQLFCIFLGLWISIPFALLNPAVTDIIVTANQEVYQEPWVGNIHSKDILIWIDNFLLLMLGGIPWQVYFQRVLSASSATYAQVLSFLAAFGCVLMAIPSVLIGAIGTSTDWNQTSYGLPGPIGKNETDMILPIVLQHLCPPYISFFGLGAVSAAVMSSADSSILSASSMFARNIYHLALRQEATDKEIVWVMRITIFLFGGAATSMALLAQSIYGLWYLSSDLVYVIIFPQLISVLFVKGTNTYGSIAGYIIGLLLRISGGEPYLHMQPFICYPGCYLDHSFGDNPVYVQRFPFKTMAMLFSFLGNTGVSYLVKYLFVSGILPPKLDFLDSVVSKHSKEIMDKTFLMNQDNITLSELVHVNPKHSASVSAAFTNKEAFEDIAPNPELSKSGND; encoded by the exons ATGACCGTTCACATCGATGGGATTGCAGCGATCGTCCTGTTTTACTTGTTAATCTTATTTGTTGGATTATGGGCTGCTTGGAAAAGTAAAAACACCTCAATGGAAGGAGCAATAGATCGGAGTGAAGCTATAATGATTGGGGGAAGAGATATCGGGCTACTGGTTGGTGGCTTCACGATGACCG CAACTTGGGTCGGTGGTGGTTATATCAATGGGACAGCAGAGGCGGTTTATGTCCCTGGGTACGGCTTGGCCTGGGCTCAGGCTCCCTTCGGATACGCACTCAGCCTGGTCATAG GCGGCTTATTTTTCGCTAAACCCATGCGCTCACGGGGTTACGTGACTATGCTGGACCCTTTTCAACAGATGTACGGCAAACGAATGGGAGGATTGCTCTTCATTCCTGCTCTCATGGGGGAAATCTTCTGGTCTGCAGCCATACTGTCCGCGCTAG GTGCAACTTTGAGCGTGATTGTGGACATCAATATAAATATATCAGTGGTCATTTCCGCTGTGATCGCTGTATTATACACTCTGATCGGCGGGTTGTACTCGGTCGCGTACACAGATGTGGTCCAGTTGTTTTGCATCTTCTTAGGTTTG TGGATCAGCATCCCTTTCGCCCTCTTAAACCCCGCTGTTACGGATATTATCGTGACCGCAAATCAGGAAGTTTACCAGGAGCCTTGGGTGGGAAATATACATTCAAAGGACATTTTAATCTGGATTGACAACTTTCTGTTACTG ATGCTGGGTGGAATCCCGTGGCAAGTTTATTTTCAGAGAGTCCTCTCTGCTTCTTCTGCTACCTATGCGCAAGTCCTGTCCTTCCTGGCTGCTTTCGGCTGTGTTCTCATGGCCATCCCGTCTGTTCTGATCGGTGCCATCGGAACATCCACTG ACTGGAATCAGACTTCCTATGGCTTGCCCGGCCCTATAGGCAAAAATGAGACTGATATGATTCTACCAATCGTGCTGCAGCATCTGTGCCCACCCTACATTTCCTTTTTTGGTCTTGGTGCTGTCTCTGCTGCAGTGATGTCATCGGCTGATTCTTCTATCTTATCAGCGAGTTCTATGTTTGCTCGGAATATTTACCATCTTGCTTTGAGACAAGAG GCTACAGACAAAGAAATAGTGTGGGTAATGCGAATCACCATTTTTCTATTTGGAGGAGCTGCAACATCTATGGCATTGCTTGCTCAATCAATATATGGCCTCTGGTATCTGAGCTCCGATCTTGTCTACGTCATTatctttcctcaattaatatctgTGCTCTTCGTCAAGGGAACAAACACATATGGGTCTATTGCTGGATATATCATTGGTCTTTTGCTTCGGATTAGTGGTGGTGAACCATATTTGCATATGCAGCCATTTATTTGTTATCCTGGATGCTATTTAGATCATTCCTTTGGAGATAATCCTGTTTATGTTCAGAGATTTCCCTTTAAAACCATGGCAATGTTATTCTCCTTCTTGGGCAACACTGGTGTATCCTATCTTGTCAAGTACCTGTTCGTAAGTGGAATATTGCCACCAAAATTAGACTTCCTTGACAGCGTTGTATCAAAACACAGTAAGGAAATCATGGACAAAACATTCTTGATGAATCAGGACAATATTACTTTGTCAGAGCTGGTGCACGTTAATCCAAAACACAGTGCTTCAGTTAGTGCTGCTTTCACCAATAAGGAAGCATTTGAAGACATTGCGCCAAATCCTGAACTTTCTAAGTCAGGCAATGATTGA